A window of the Nitrospirae bacterium CG2_30_53_67 genome harbors these coding sequences:
- a CDS encoding energy-dependent translational throttle protein EttA encodes LIERQGEVQEKLDALNAWDLDSRLEMAMDALRCPAGDTPVKVLSGGEKRRVALCRLLLQNPDILLLDEPTNHLDAESVAWLERHLKSYAGTIIAVTHDRYFLDNVAGWILELDRGQGIPWHGNYSSWLGQKQEKLKREEKSESERQKTLQRELEWIRMSPKGRHAKSKARIHSYESLLTQDSEKRAKDLEIYIPPGPRLGRTVIEAENVSKTYGDRILMEALSFSLPPGGIVGIIGPNGAGKTTLFRMITGQETPDTGTIRIGETVKPAYVDQSRDVLDPEKTIWEVISEGEEVIQLGKREVNSRAYVARFNFSGADQQKKVGILSGGERNRVHLARILKQEANVLLLDEPTNDLDVNTMRALEEALENFAGCAVVISHDRWFLDRIATHILAFEGESRVVWFDGNYSEYEADRRARLGGAADQPHRIKYRQLTR; translated from the coding sequence CTCATCGAGCGTCAGGGGGAGGTGCAGGAAAAGCTCGATGCGCTGAATGCCTGGGATCTGGACTCACGGCTGGAGATGGCCATGGATGCCCTGCGCTGTCCGGCGGGCGACACGCCGGTCAAGGTCCTCTCCGGCGGAGAGAAGCGCCGCGTGGCGCTCTGCCGGCTCCTCCTTCAGAATCCGGACATCCTGCTCCTTGACGAGCCGACCAACCATCTGGACGCCGAGTCCGTGGCCTGGCTGGAGCGCCATCTGAAGAGCTATGCCGGGACCATCATCGCCGTGACCCATGACCGTTATTTTCTGGACAACGTGGCCGGGTGGATCCTGGAGCTGGACCGCGGCCAGGGGATTCCGTGGCACGGAAACTATTCCTCCTGGCTGGGGCAGAAACAGGAAAAGCTCAAGCGCGAGGAGAAGAGCGAAAGCGAACGGCAGAAGACCCTGCAGCGGGAACTGGAGTGGATCCGGATGTCGCCGAAAGGACGCCATGCCAAATCAAAGGCGCGCATCCATTCCTATGAATCCCTGCTGACCCAGGACAGCGAAAAACGGGCAAAGGACCTGGAGATCTATATCCCGCCGGGCCCTCGGCTGGGAAGGACGGTCATCGAGGCCGAAAACGTGAGCAAGACCTACGGCGACAGAATCCTGATGGAAGCCCTTTCTTTCTCACTTCCGCCCGGCGGTATCGTGGGGATCATCGGCCCGAACGGAGCCGGGAAGACCACCCTGTTCCGGATGATCACCGGCCAGGAAACGCCCGATACCGGCACGATCAGGATCGGGGAGACGGTCAAGCCGGCCTATGTGGACCAGAGCCGGGATGTTCTCGATCCGGAGAAGACCATCTGGGAGGTGATCTCCGAAGGCGAAGAGGTGATCCAGCTCGGGAAGAGGGAGGTCAACTCACGCGCCTATGTGGCGCGGTTTAATTTCTCCGGCGCCGACCAGCAGAAAAAGGTCGGCATACTCTCCGGAGGCGAGAGGAACCGGGTCCACCTGGCACGGATCCTGAAACAAGAGGCCAATGTGCTCCTTCTCGACGAGCCGACCAATGACCTGGATGTGAACACCATGCGCGCCCTGGAGGAGGCGCTGGAGAACTTTGCGGGATGCGCCGTGGTCATCAGCCACGACCGGTGGTTCCTGGACCGGATCGCCACCCATATCCTCGCCTTCGAGGGGGAGAGCCGCGTGGTCTGGTTCGACGGGAATTATTCAGAGTACGAGGCGGACAGAAGGGCCCGGCTCGGCGGCGCCGCGGACCAGCCGCACCGGATCAAATACCGGCAGTTGACAAGATGA